Within Amycolatopsis sp. cg5, the genomic segment TGGTGTGCTGCCGACCATCACCGAGGCCGCGATCACCGAGGCGACCGTCGCGCTGGCGGCCGGGAACCGGTGCGTCAGTGTCGGGCACAAGACGCCGATCACGCACGCCACGTTGCGGGCGCTCAGCGGGCTCGGTGTGGTGTACGTGTCGACCAGGAGTGTCGGGTTCGATCACATCGACGTGGCGTACGCGGAGAGCCTGGGGGTTTCCGTGGGCAACGTCGCCTATTCGCCGGACAGCGTCGCCGACTACACGGTGATGCTGATGCTCATGGCCATCAGGAACGCCAAGGAAACCGTCAGGCGCGCGGATGTCCATGACTACCGGCTGCACGCGGTGCGGGGGAAAGAACTGCGGGATCTGACGGTCGGGGTGATCGGGACCGGGCGGATCGGGGTCGCGGTCATGGATCGGCTGCGGGGGTTCGGGTGCCGGGTGCTGGCCTATGACCGGCTTCCGCAGAACTCCGCCGATTACGTTCCGCTCGACGAATTGTTGCAGCTGAGCGACATCGTCACGCTGCACACTCCGCTCAACGCCGAGACGCACCATCTGCTGGATTCCCCAAGAATCGCGCAAATGCGACGCGGCGCTTTCGTCGTCAATACCGGGCGCGGGCCGCTCGTTGACGCGGAGGCTCTTGTTGAAGCGTTGGAAAGCGGCAAGCTCGGCGGCGCCGCGCTGGACGTGGTCGAAGGCGAGGAAGGGATCTTCTACGCCGACTGGAGTGACCGGCCGCTGGGCAGCGAAGTCCTCTCGCGGCTGCAGAAGATGCCGAATGTGCTGATCACCCCGCACACCGCCTATTACACGGATCACGCGCTGAGTGACACCGTCGAGAACAGTCTCATCAATTGCCTGACTTTCGAAAGTGGGAACCACCATGGATAGGGTGAAGGTCGGAATCATCTTCGGGGGCGCCACCGAGGAGCATCCCGTTTCCGTCAAATCCGCGCGAGAGGTCGCGAAACACCTCGATTTCGGCAAGTACGAGCCCGTCTGGATCGGGATCACGAAGACCGGCGCCTGGCGGCTGTGCGACGGGCCCGCCGAGGGCTGGGAGGACGACAGCCGTCCGGCCGTGCTGTCGCCGGACGGGTTGCTGGTGCTGGACGACGGGCAGTACAAGTCGATCGGGCTGGACGTCGTGTTCCCCGTGCTGCACGGCAGGCTGGGGGAGGACGGCGCGGTGCAGGGTTTACTGGAACTCGCCGGCGTCCCGTACGTCGGCTGTGACGTCCAGAGTTCCGCGCTGTGCATGGACAAATCGCTGGCCTACTTGGTCGTCGAGAGCGCGGGAATCGCGACGCCGAGCTTCTGGACGCTCATGCCGGGCGAAGACGCGGACCCCGGGCAGTTCCTCTATCCCGTGTTCGTGAAGCCCGCCCGGTCGGGATCTTCCTTTGGTGTCACCAAGGTTTCGGGCCCGGAGGAGCTGGCGGGCGCGGTGGAGGCCGCGCGGCGGTACGACTCGAAGGTGCTGATCGAAGAGGCGGTCGTGGGCAGTGAGATCGGCTGTTCCATTCTGGGGAACGAGGAGGAGTTGATCGCGGGGGAGCTGGACCGGGTCGCGCTCACGCACGGGTTCTTCAAGATCCACCAGGAGTCCAACCCGGAAAGTGGTTCGGAGAACTCGACGTTCATCGTGCCCGCGGACATCCCGGACGAGGCGCGCACACTCGTGCGGGAGACCGGCAAGGCCATCTATCGTGCGCTCGGGTGCCGGGGACTGGCACGGGTGGACATGTTCCTGAAGGAGGACGGGACGGTGGCTCTCAACGAGGTCAACACCATGCCGGGGCTGACCTCCTACAGCCGGTATCCGCGGATGATGGCCGCCGCCGGGTTGCCGCTCGGCGAGGTGATCGACCGGATGATCGCACTGGCGCTGACAGGGAAATCGCGGTGAACGAGGATTTCGTGTTCGTGGACGAGGCGGCGCCGGGTATCCGGTGGGACGCCAAATACGCGACCTGGGACAACTTCACCGGCAAACCGGTCGACGGCTATCTCGCCAACCGCGTGGTCGGCACGAAGGCGCTGTGCGCGGCGCTGGAGTGCGCGCAGGAGAAGGCGGAGTCGCTCGGCTTCGGGCTGCTGCTGTGGGACGGCTACCGGCCGCAGCGTGCCGTGGACAACTTCCTGCGGTGGTCGCTGGGACCTGAGGACGGCCGCACGAAGCAGCGGCACTATCCGAACATCGACAAGACACAGATG encodes:
- a CDS encoding D-isomer specific 2-hydroxyacid dehydrogenase family protein, with protein sequence MSYSETGIRPRSPVRPAGTAVGITIYGCGPDEAALFRELAPRCGVLPTITEAAITEATVALAAGNRCVSVGHKTPITHATLRALSGLGVVYVSTRSVGFDHIDVAYAESLGVSVGNVAYSPDSVADYTVMLMLMAIRNAKETVRRADVHDYRLHAVRGKELRDLTVGVIGTGRIGVAVMDRLRGFGCRVLAYDRLPQNSADYVPLDELLQLSDIVTLHTPLNAETHHLLDSPRIAQMRRGAFVVNTGRGPLVDAEALVEALESGKLGGAALDVVEGEEGIFYADWSDRPLGSEVLSRLQKMPNVLITPHTAYYTDHALSDTVENSLINCLTFESGNHHG
- the vanA gene encoding D-alanine--(R)-lactate ligase; protein product: MDRVKVGIIFGGATEEHPVSVKSAREVAKHLDFGKYEPVWIGITKTGAWRLCDGPAEGWEDDSRPAVLSPDGLLVLDDGQYKSIGLDVVFPVLHGRLGEDGAVQGLLELAGVPYVGCDVQSSALCMDKSLAYLVVESAGIATPSFWTLMPGEDADPGQFLYPVFVKPARSGSSFGVTKVSGPEELAGAVEAARRYDSKVLIEEAVVGSEIGCSILGNEEELIAGELDRVALTHGFFKIHQESNPESGSENSTFIVPADIPDEARTLVRETGKAIYRALGCRGLARVDMFLKEDGTVALNEVNTMPGLTSYSRYPRMMAAAGLPLGEVIDRMIALALTGKSR
- the vanX gene encoding D-Ala-D-Ala dipeptidase VanX produces the protein MNEDFVFVDEAAPGIRWDAKYATWDNFTGKPVDGYLANRVVGTKALCAALECAQEKAESLGFGLLLWDGYRPQRAVDNFLRWSLGPEDGRTKQRHYPNIDKTQMFEKGYVAAKSGHSRGSTVDLTLYHLDTGELAAMGGDHDLMDAISHHGASGITGAEAANRLHLRAIMETCGFRPYEREWWHYTLLDEPYPDAYFDFPIGPQA